The nucleotide window gccaagaccaagAACAACCTGGtggggactttttttttttttaaacatcagtaatgaagtgtgtgcatgttgcgTGCTTCCCGCTCCTCTGCGCTCTAATCTCGTCCTCCGCTGACGCGCTTTACCAGTTTAGACACATGAATAAAAGATGGTCCTCGCTGCTTCTCCTCAGGCTACGTGCTACCTGAAGCAGGGGAAGTTCAAGGACGCCGAGGCGCTGTACAAAGAGATCCTGACCCGGGCGCACGAGAAGGAGTTTGGATCTGTCAACAGTAAGCACGCTGGTCACTAACCTTCTAATATCGCTGATAATTTGATCAAATCTGACCGTGGAAAACGTCCAGGAGTCCACCCACTTTCACTTGACAGTTGCAGCACTTTGGCACTCAGGTCTTGATTTTTCCACCCTGATCCCTGCTCTTACCCTCGGGACTCTCAGCAGGTCAGAGGATTATTTCGTGCCGCCGTGGTGCACGAAGCGGCTTAATGTTGATGTTTCCCTCCCGCCGCCGCTTAGCCCGTCAAACCCTGACGTGCTCACATGCTCAGCATGAGAGACGGGGCGTGGCAGGGATCTGGCCCTGCAGGAGTTCGATGAAATTCAGGACAATCCAGCGATTCATTTGTTCTGTTGctcgtttgttttgtttctgctgcagctgattttgAGTGATGTCATCACTCATGATGTCGTTCTTGTCCTCATGTTGCAGATGACAACAAGCCAATCTGGATGCACgcggaggagagagaggagagcaaggtCAGTTTTTTTAGGTTGACCTTTTCCGTTGATGGCAGGAAACGGACTGGACAGCAGAATGAGCACGATGAACAGCAGACTACAGATCAGGGACATTTTTAATAGGCTCTGTAATGGGATAATCTTTCACGcttgtctcttcctgtctctgtctctctcagggTAAACGCAAGGACTCTGGCCCGTATGTCGAGTATGGAAGCTGGTACAAGGCCTGCAAGGTGGACAGGTGAGTCATACATTTGAAGTCACTGCGAACATGTACTGCGAAGCGCCAAAGTTTTTGCAAATAAAATCCTAAAAACATCTTCTATATGCCAAAAAATCATAAAGATTTGTTATTTGTAGTTTTCAAAAATGATTACAAACCCAAAGCTGCGTAGTTCAAGTGGCTTTGCTATCTGCAAAGACGTGTGATCAAgacccagattccaaaaaagatgggacgctgtgtaaaacaaacaaaaccggTGTGAGAATTTGCATCCTTTCTACTATATACTTAACTGTAAACAGTgcaaacatgtttcaaacacgttgggacaggagcaactaaagactggggaAGTGGAATGCTCCAATAACACcctccacaggtaaacaggttcactggaaacaggtgagtagcagcacagcagagcgTTAATGACACCTGTGAGGGAGTGGGTGtggcacagcagaggagagcggCATGACGAGTGTTTGAGCAGAATCTGAGCatacgtttacacgtagcagggggttttggaaaatggatattttggcccctccgctttcaaaaataacatcgtgcacacaacatcgttttcaaaaatgttgtcgtttacatgaacctggataaatacgcatcataactatgccaaacctatgtgcgcgagtgtaaacaaggtcgctcGCATGACGTTAAGTactttcagtcacatgttgtgacgtttcggaacctaaaacgccgtttaacccaatttacacgccgacaaataaccagtgttttcagaaatctccactttggccagagttcttaaaaatgatcgttttccattaaaaaaaactctgtttgcgtgtaaacgagaggccaaaccacatgaaaacatatgcgtgtaaacgtagcctgaATCCGCCATGATTTTACCTTCACCCATCAGCACACACTGCTGATCCAGAGACTGTAATGTAACTGCAGAAGAATCAGCGATGGGACGTTGTTACTCTGGTTTTTGATGAgatgtttgttcattttgtaaaatgtaaacttAAGTGTATATGAAGGGTCTTTGAGATTGAACAGTTGTGTCAAAAGATTTCATTGACTTCATTTGTCCTAAATTGTGTTTGAAAAGTGATTTTTGAAGAGAACAAACTAAGATGTGCTGGAACTACATTCGTCCTGTGACGAGGTTTCCCCCAGACTTACGATTCCACCCTGCGTGttcactttgtgagcacatgagtAACACTGTAAAACTGCCAGCggacacagtttgtttgtaaatgttcgttttgtgtttgtttcacacagcagcCCATCAGGGTCGTACTcgtatttcactgtgtgtgcaggtgtaccGCAGCGAGCTACCACACTAGCTCAGTACAGATTTATTGATTTCAcatgtaaaatctaaaaatcaaCTGTTGATATTGCAGCTTCAAAGCATGAAATCCTGTATCATGCTAAGGACGCCagctttgaaaaaacaaaaaccacgtGACAGTAAAAGTCATGGTGAGGTCCTTCCATCGTCTGCTCTCAGCTCAGCGCACGCTGGCAAACATCCAGCTCTAATAAACGGAACGAGCTCTGCAGACTTAGTTTAACCTTTAGAGTTTAACCTCGGCTGTGCTTCGGATCAACTGTCGCAGTCCCCAAAAACCATCTTCTGACTCACTTTGTGTCACTGCTGAATGGAGCAAAGATGGCtgagaaacctttttttttttttttttacagcccCACAGTGAACACAACCCTCAAAAGCTTGGGAGCTTTGTACCGTCGCCAGGGCAAACTGGAGGCCGCCGAGACGCTGGAGGAGTGCGCCAGCAAGTCCCGTAAACAGGTACGACACAACCGCGGGTTGCTGCGGCGCCGGCTGAATTACGGCCGCCAGATTAGCCGAGCGGCCTCTTTCAGGGGTTCAACAGGCGTTCCAGCGGTTATTTATGAGCCCATTAACGATGCCAAACTGATTTAGAGATCAGTCATGAGGTTAATGTGTGTCCGCTGTGTGAGCTACTGTGgaaaaagcttgtttttcaaTCCTTTAATCACTCGTCCCCaatctttgtctttctttgtcctcgctctcgctctctcaggGTATTGATGCCATTAACCAGAGTAAGgtggtggagctgctgaaggacGGCGGGGCCGGAGGAGGCGACAGGCGACACAGCAGGGAAGGAATCAACGGGCCGGGGGGACAGCGGGGGGAGAGCGAGGGCGACGACTCCGCCGAGTGGAACGGGGTCAGTTAACGGACGCCGAGTAGTGCGATTACACAAAAAACATGAGAAGCGAgcccaatttttttttttgtttgtctgttttattttgatgagcTTTAACAGGAAGTGTCAGTCTTTGCTGTCTCCAGTAGACGCTGACCTTCTGTGTTCTGTTTCCTCAGGATGGTAACGGGTCTCTGCGTCGCAGCGGTTCCTTCGGGAAGATTCGCGACGCCCTACGAAGGAGCAGCGAGATGCTGGTGAAGAAGCTGCAGGGGAGCGGCCCGCAAGAGCCCCGCAACCCGGGGTGAGattacagcgtgtgtgtgcggtgcAGCGCTGCCGCTCATCGTTTTCTGAGAATGCATATCGATGTGAGTTTTGGGTGTTTATgctcattgtttgtttgtttgtttgtgttttgctcagAATGAAGAGAGCGAGCTCCCTCAACTTCCTCAACAAGAGCGCCGAGGAGGCCGCACAGGTACGACCGCGTGCTTTCACCAGGCGTGCGGCGTGAAGACGCGTACAAACTGTCATGTTTCTATAAAATTCAGTGTCAGATTTGGATAATCTGGTGGATTAAATATCCGACAAATCCACCGCTGTCGTCTGTTATCCAGCCGTCCTTTTAACGCTAGCTGCTCTGTTTTTAGGACGCCAACTCTGGCTTCTCGGACTGCAGGGGGCTCAGCGCCAGCAACGTGGACCTATCCAGACGCAGCTCCCTGATTGGCTAGACGGAGGCGGGAGAACCAGAGCGGCCCGGCGAGGAGAGGCTGTTTGCAGCTTGGTttgatcaaacaaacacacctaaAGCTCCAAGCGAGATCAAACACTTTGCACCTGCGGCGTATTTTTAAAGaacactggaggaaaaaaaaaagcattaaacgTCACTAAACGTCATCCTGTAAGACGCAGTCGCCGCTTCGCTGTACAAACCGCTGCCCTCGATCAGAAAGAGAATATTTAGATACACATTAATCAGCATGCTGCTTACTAGCAAGTGGAATGTCTGCACCTGAACGCCTCGCGTGTTCGACTCATAGCCCCGTAGCAAAGCATCGTATCCACGCCGCGGCGAGCCCGCCTCTCGCGTGCAGACACTCGACCTCGCGTAGGCCACGCGCACGCAAAGAGAAGCCGTGCACTCTGTGTTTCACCAGTAGCATGTTCGCTGACGCTAACCACACATCGTACGCGTGTCACAGACGGTAGAAACGGTACGAGAGGAGGCAAAGTAATACAAGCAATCTTTGCGGATTTTCCAAAAAAACATGAGCACTAACCATTTCAACCTCACTTTTTGCcttcttgtttttatgtatataCAGTTTTAAATTATTTGATATTCATTCTTTGTATATAGTGCACATtcgttttctttttgtttacacTTTACTGGGTTAAAGAGGGGCTCGGCTGTAGAAAACACTACTTGCGTGAAGCGGTGGAGACTgggaaggaaataaaaaaaatgggcGTTTAGCGAAAATGCTAATGAGTTTAGTCACTGGATCGCTGGAATCTGCTGACGGTCGGGATTCAGTCCTAACTGTCGTGCTGCACTTTGAGCGTGACAGTACTGCACACAGCGGTCACTGCTGCGTCCTCTGCTGTCACGCTCATACCGTCAAACCTCAATCGTTTCCTTTAAGCAGCGCCTGCAGTGAGGTGCTGCAACAGGAAGTTCCACTGAACGCTAATCACTTCTTTCAGGTCACTTTTCCCAAACTGCTCCCATGAAAAACTCTTGGTTTGCAGCCTTTTACCAaacagctcctgagggaaaacGCTGAGAAAGAGATACTTAAAAATCATTTGTTTACAATCGTTAAAGCAGGACGTTCCGGTCGTAATCAACCCTCGTTAAGAATCTACCTTTAATTCTTGGTTTGAGGCTGATGCAGCGCGTCCGCCGCAATGTTTActtttgttgctgaatattatCATTTTGTACAAAAACAATCCTCAGTGTGGACGTCTTGACCGCTGATGGACGGACGTCCTCAGTCCTCAATCAAAGCTGACTGCCGGCCGTCCGTCCTCGTTGACTTTTGTTGTGCtgattgtgtttttcctgttttgtttttttttttttttgggctcCGAGCTTTTATGTTGAAGGCAACAAATAACTGATGATTTGAATGTCACACTTCATGTCGATTGTGCGGTCTGGTGGTGTTTACGCCGGATGTTTGTGCTGTGATGTTTGCGAGCTGGAATGTATGCGTCTCTGGAAATGAGGATCAGCAGGTcgtgacatcacttcctcaaAGGTGATCAGACTGTCAAAGAGTTACGGTATTTTTTTTTGGccttctttgtttgtttctcttaaTTTTCTCATACAAGAAAGCTAAAAAAGATTCACTCTTGACGAGCTGAGAAGGCGAAGACGTCGCGGAGGCGCTCTGTCGACGATGGTGCGCGCACACCATCGCCACGCGCCCTCGCTAACCTGACGTCGGCGTTCTCGAAACCGCCTTTTGGAAGAAGAAGCACTAAATATTCTGTCAGCTTCTGATTGTGCTGAGCGTGCGAGGCGGCGCAGGTCTGAGTGGGAGCGATGGAAAGAAGGAGTAAAGCAAGTGCAGGAAGGAGTCGAAGAGCTTCAGAGACGTTAAAGTGCTTTAAGTGTCGTTCGCAGCAAATAATGTACAGAATTATCCGTATCGACCTTCGTATGTATGTTTACTGTTCGTCACTTCACACATAACAGTGACGGGAAACTCCTGTAATCACGATCGACACCTTGTAGCCATGTGCAAACGTTAGTCAAGCACTAATttgtagttaaaaaaaaaaagttctagAGACTTCTTCTCCTGCTGTGGTTCCTCTACACACCGTACTTTAGAACCAATACTAATCAATGATTCGCTGTATCGATCAGGCGCTCCTTCACCCCGGGGTCCAGAAATGTGAGGCACCGTGTTGCTCTGCTCTGGTTGTAAATGTTCAAGATTTTGATCCAAAGCTCCAGAGATGAATCACAGTTTAGTTTCTCTGACGTCCAAATATTCACGGAGCTCAGCGCATTTACTCAGAGCCGCGGATGGTGAATATTGTGGGGAGGAgggtcttgtgtgtgtgtgtgtgtataaattcAGCTCCTGTATTGCTGATGATCTTATTGTGAAGGGGCCAACCTAATGTGTATTTTATCAAAGGTTCAATAAATGCAAATTCCACTTTTCAAACCGTTTCATGTCGTTTCTTTTCATCCCCTGCGATGGTTTTGACCAtctcagaagtgtgtgtgcgtgtgttttcaCACCCAGGGCAGGAGGTGTGAACAGTGTGTCGCACTGTCTCAGCTGCCAAAGAGGTGAGTCTCTCTCTGTTACTTCCTGTCTCAACGACGCCCCACAAAGAGGAAACCAGACCCACCAGAGTTGAGACACGATCGCAGACCGATCAGAGACGGGATCCTGCCGTCGAGGTGACAGATCGGAGCTTCGATGAACCAGGATTAGAAAGTAAGGTCGCTCACTGAGATGCTAATTCAGTGTTTGGATAATGGAAATTTAAAAAGGCTGCAGATGTGGATCTTTATGCAGCTTAATGATGTCCTTATGATGCTGTTTGTGAATTGTGAATCAGTTTTTAGAGACCAGAAGGTGTGAGTTACTTTCTATTTCTATGTGATTCAGTTAATTGAAAAATAGCTCCAGCAGGTGGTAGACAGAAGAAATTTGCAtcactatttaaaaaaaatacataaaaatacaaagtacgtcctcagcagcagcttgtttaaAGCAAATCTCTTCTAAAATGTGCAGTAGTTCATGATGTGCTTTGTTCTGAGACTCCAGGAATAgtttagaaaaagaaaatcagcctTTTCTGCAGTGAACCTCAGCTggtttttgtctgattttaatCAGAAACCGTCACAGTCcatcgtgtgtttgtgtctgcagtaaTCCACAAACCAGTCCCGTCTTGCTGCAGGATCTTCCTCCATGTCCACAGTGGCTCCCTCCAGTCCCACCAGTCTCGCGGCGCCGGCTCTGGTCCAGTTCCAGCTCGGCCTGTTCAGGGAGGTGGTTCAAGTCCCCGCCGCCAACCTGAGCTATCGGCATGCCAAGAGGCTGGCTGCAGAGATCATAGAGCGCAAGGTAATCCAGACCTCACGCTGCCGTCCCCAAGCGGCTTGAGGACATTACAGTCCATCAGAGACTTAAAGGAGCTTTTCACCAAATGTACCTTTGAAGTTCAGGTTGCTGGTCATGAGGAGCAGCCTGTGGGAACAGGTGTCGTCTCGCTTTGGAGGAGCTTTTGATcaaaagttagaaaaaaatgactgGACTTTGGTGTAAGACTGAGACTTGTTTACATCATGAACTGCAGGTGTGGGCTTTGGTAGAAGTGGACATTTAGGAAGCAGTGGGAGATGGCAtagagttgcattatgggagtTGTAGGACTGGATGTTTGGGAGCTTGACCGACACTAGAGATCGGAAATCGTGATATTTCAGTCTCCTTggcccttttctctcttttctaaaCCCTGAATATCCGGCAGGTAGCTAGGTCAAAGCAAATTTTTCAAACCGGCACAGGTTAAAACGGAaccactgctctgtgtgtgaccAGAGTGTGGCTGGTTCAAGTCCCACGCCTGCAGGTGATCAAGATGGCGCTCAGGCTCACGCTACAAAGAGTGATTAAACGGCACATGAATGAGGAGCCGCTCTGACCCTTAACACAGTCCCACTTGGAAAATATTCAGTTGACGCTTCGAGCCTCTCAGAGCTGTCAGGAAGTGGACTGTGAAAGGTCACCCTGAGCGTGAGGGAGGATTGTGTAGGTTACTGTGTAAAATGTGGCTTTTGAGAAACCAGCAAGCGTCTGCAGTCTGAAGGATGCTGCCGTGGTTTCTGGCTGTGGCGTATCCCGCTCGCTGCCGGTGTTTGGCCTGTAAAAGCAGGTCAAagtgacacaaacagacatcTAAACTTTTCACAGCCTCCTCTCACTGGACTTCATGGAGCATTTAAGGGCGACAGGGCAGAGACACGCACGATAAAACGGCCGAATCTTCGATGAGAGCAGAGTGTGAGTGAGCGGCGTGTCGTTAAAGGCGCAGTCACGCTGGAGATGAGGTTAGATGAGGAGGAATCGCAGGTGTTGGTCTCACAGTCCGCTGCTCCGGCCTTCATACCGCCTCAGTTACAGACTGTGTGGTCGACGAGAGCGCAGCAAAGTTTCCAACCACAGCCTCTCCaccgctgtcacacacacacgcacacacactgcttcactGCACACCAGCGCTCCTCTTCACGTCTTCCAGACAGCAGATCAGCAGGTTACAAACTGACATGGAAATTAACGTATTTTATCCAATTATCCATATTTGAACACTTTATTTAATACTTAACATTTGTGCAATGCTCTCCCAGAATCCCTCTGTTCATGCTAAAACCTCTCAAATCGCTGATTCTGGTGGTGGTGCACTTCAGTATTTTTAGTGCCTCACACACATGATTATAGCCGAGGCCGGCGACGGCTGACAGACTGAAGATGCGGTTTTTGTGACTGTTTGCAGTATTTTAGATCGTATCATCTTTGATCTGTGATCTGCTGAGCACATAGGACTGTTCTCAGTGTGTAACTAGGTCAGTGTTTGCGATGCCAAAGACAGTTTGACTTGTACAAATATAGACGTTGAACTTTCCTCCAGGCTGCAAATGCATCTCTTCCTTTCTGACCggggagcagcagctgagcactTCAGCCGTGCACACCACATCGTTTAAAGCGCTGAAGCCTCCAAAAGTCAGATTTGGCCTCTTCAGGCTGGATATTTTTCTGTGTCTCCAGACTTCAGATCATATAAATACAGATGTGAAATGTTAACTTTGAAAAGAAGCTTCTCAGTAAAGTGTGTAAGCTTTAATTTTGTCATTAGAGAAGTGTCGAAAGAGCTAAATAAGTACAGTTATTTCCTCTATTCACATGCTACATGTAGATGTATTAGCGTCGCCCCGGCTGGTGGATGTAATGCGTTTCAAAAACCTGCGACCGTCTGTGTCTTCAGGCTCCAGACTGCAGCGTGGTGGGCGTCGGGGAGAAGATTCTGCTGTTCAGACATCAGGCCgcctcagagcagctgctgcgcCGCCTGACAGACGACGACAAGCTGCAGGATGGAGACCTCATCGAGGTCATCATCGCAGGTCAGAGGGCAACAACGAGCGTGGAAACAAGACTTTGTGTGGCTGTGGATTGTCTTTCAGTTATCTGTTGGCTGTTTGAGCCACACATGGTGATAAAACaaggtgtttttgtgtctaagtgactaATAGAGACAACAGTTTCTGAAATTGGTCCGTATTGAGCGAGAAGGCTGCAGCCGGCAGCTGCTAAACGGGCTGTTATCTAATCCTTCAACCGTCAGCGTACGTCCACTGaagctctttgtttttgctgttatgTTATTATTGTGTCTGAGAACATTATCGAATGGATCCCAACACTTACAGACCTTTTTTTGGAGTGAAAAACAGCTCCTGCATCGCTCCTGTCAGAGCCACCAAACcccatttacaaaaacagtcattttatcattgtaaaacacacagaaacctaATAAAACCCACTAAACTCTTCTTCGTTCATCCTTCTCTGCTCCAGTAATCACCAGCAATCAGCAGTAAGTAAGCACCAGCAGTAATCATCACCTGATATTTTTACACCAACTCGATGAATTAAaggtttatttcaaccaaaccagagttgttGATGATTTCTGGAGCAGTGAAAGATGAGACAAGACAGTTCtggtgggttttattttgtgtctgtcaTGTCTGAATGAAGCATGTTCAACAGTGATAAAATgagtgtttctgtaaatggagtctggtggctttggcgagagcgaTGCAGCAGCTGTTAAACAACAAGGtctctctgtagggatcctttcgGTGATGCTGCAGACTCTTGGAGTAATAATCCGAGCCCgtcagtgacagaaacaaacactttacATTACCTCTCTCTTCTACATTACATTGCAGTCCGTTTGACACAAACATGGGAAAAAAGGGTCCAgggtgaaaaacactgaagtttAAACAGACGTCATTTTACAAATCAAAGGCCTCTGATtacataaatgtttgtttttagtgtttcaAGCCCTGCTGGAATTGCTTTGCTCTCTCGGTCTTTGAGTTTACCTTGTTATGATTTCACACATCACTCAGATGCTCGCAGGCTGTCACCTTATCTGCGAGGAGCAGTCAGTGTTCCTGCATGCATCACGAAGCTGCTGAACCTCGCCTCCTCGGCTAAAACAGGTGTTTTCGGTGGCGAATCTGTCAGCAGAGCACAGATGTGAGCCTGGTGTCATCTTACTTCACTCCATCTCTTTGTTTTAATCTGACTCAGAATCTGCGGCGGTGACTGAGATGAGGATCCGGCCACACTCCCTGGTGGTCCAGTCGTACCGGACTCCCACCTTCTGCCACCACTGTGGGGAGATGCTGTGGGGGCTCGTTCGACAGGGGTTAAAGTGTGAAGGTGAAGtgtcttcatcagtgtgtgaacgCGCTGTGGAGGAAGGATATCCTCACTAaatcctgtctcctctctccaggtTGTGGATTAGACTTTCATAAACGCTGTGCTTTCCAGTTGCCCAATGACTGCCGTCGAGCACGGCGTCAGGTTAGCACCAGCCTCTCCCTGTTTCACCCCCAGCGACCACATAAGCACTCCCTGTCCAATCAGGCAGGAGGCAgtctggaggaggtgaggagccATCGGGTGGCAGCATCTTACGTCTTTTTCACGACCAGGTTACATCATGTTTACCCCAAACTGTCGTCCCTCGCCAGATCAGCATGTCCAAGCCCTCCTCCAGGCCCCCGTCCTGGGCCGAGCCCCCGGTGTGGCTGGGAGTCGGGCACAGCGAGAGGAGCGGGGTTCTGGTCCCCCACACCTTCCACATCCACAGCTACACCAAACCCACCGTCTGCCAGTACTGCCACCGGCTGCTCAAAGGGCTCTTCAGACAGGGGCTGCAGTGCTCAGGTGAGGGGGGCTGCAGGTCGGGTCTGGGAGTTTCACACTCTGAAGTTTTGTAGCCAACCCCAGTTCCTCTTTAAGccttttccagagctttcagccacaaCCACAGTCTTCCTCAGTAGATGGAGTTTGTCATAGAGACAGCATGTATTTTTCATGACAGTTGAAGCTGTTTCCTTGGTCCAGAATGAACTCTGACCCTCAGGTTGAGCTTTCCGGAGGATAAATATTTTGCAGCCAGCCGTCTTCTCTGAACCGCCTTTCTACAGCGAGGacttatataatatataaaccTCTTCTGTGGCCATTTTTAGATGTTCTGTTCCAGCAGCGTCTGGGCTTTGATGAGCTGTTGTGGTTTAGACGTTCAGAAACATCAGTCAGCTGAGGAAACTGAACTTTAAATCACATTTAGGAGTCAGGTTCTTGCATCCTTTTCTTGCATCCACccgcctccctctctgtttccacCTCTCCCCTCTGATCCTTCGTCAGACTGCAGGTTTAACTGCCATCGGCGCTGTGAGCCGCTGGTCCCCAGAGACTGTCCAGGAGAGAAGAGGGGCGCCAACGGGGAAGGTGAGCGGCGGCTCTGCAGGGCCTGGTCTTTCATTCTGGCCTCGTACGGTAACTCTGTTAGATCACGCTCCTTTGAGAGATGCTCCCATGACGCCGTGGTGAGTCAAAGCTGAGTCAGCCTCCATCTGAAGAATATCTGATGGATTCAGACTCATTTCAGATTCCCAGAAGCATCACGTTTGTAAGAAGCAGCGGCGGTGCTTCAGAATCTTTAAAACTTTGCTGATCACGACTCTTCCTCCGGCGCCATCATCAGCCTCAGTGCACTCTGTGTTTAATTCTAATTAGcgattgttagcatgctaacaggctaagcTAAGTTGGTGAATAcaatacctgcaaaacatctgcatgttagcatgctagcattagcatttagatCAAAGCACTTGTATGTCATGAAGAGCAATCAAGAGACGTGATATTCAAACTTCTTCCTGTTATTAATTTCACATGATCTTTGGTATCACGTGAGAAAAATGACTACTTTTTAAAAGGAATATTTGCGGAACATTTGCTCGTTCCAGCTTTTGGATTCTTGCCTCACTTTGGcatttttccctgttttttgtcattttatagaCCCGACAGTTCGCTGAAAACTTGGACATGAAAACAACTTGCAGCTCTGATATTGTTTGCTTATGATGTCACTTTCCCAGAATCCACAGCAGAGGCTCACAGTCACCCACCGGACCCCGAGGACGATGACTCAGACATCACCAGCACGACAACACTAGAAGTCTCTGATGATGACGGAGACTCGATGGCCGAGGCGAAGGATGAGGAGCCGCCGCGAGAGCCGATGAGGTCAGAGCCCGTTGATGCGTTCAGGTGATGTCATCCCGTTTAGAGGGTGGCGCCCTGTTGGCACAGATGATGTCAGACTCACAGCTGTTGTCAGGTGCCAcctccacacacgcacacacacactcatctgtccCGTCATCCACCGCTGAATTCATCCCCATCGTCTGTGAGCTGTGGGCCGTGCTGCCACCTAGAGGCATGTAGACGTTACTGTCACAGTAAGTTTCAGCCCTGAATCGTCCTGCTTCTCGTCTTTTTCAGCCCGTGTTTCAGCAGCTACATCCCTCTGATGAGGCTCGTCCAGACGGTGCATCACACCAAGAGGAGAGCCGGCGGAGTCCTGAGGGAGGGATGGCTGCTGCATCACACCGACACCGACACGCTGGTGAGACACACGCAGATTAcggctgaaagcagctgtttcaggCTGAGCTCATTTGAACTTCTTTACCTGCTGTTAGCCTGTTTCATCTGCAGCTACGCGTCATGTTCTATAAGATCAGTGAGAAAactctctcagctgctgtgtctgctgttctCTCAGAGGAAACGTCATTACTGGATCTTGGACTGGAAGAGCATCACGCTGTACCAGAACGAGAGCAGCACCAAGTACTACAAGGTAGAGTTCACAAGCGACGCCTCAGCGCCGAGCTCTCTGCCAGAACGCTAAGACCCCCCTCACCCCTCCGCCTCTCCTCCAGGAGATCGCTCTCTCCGAGGTGCTGCAGGTCCGCGGCCCC belongs to Chaetodon trifascialis isolate fChaTrf1 chromosome 23, fChaTrf1.hap1, whole genome shotgun sequence and includes:
- the prkd4 gene encoding protein kinase D4 — protein: MSTVAPSSPTSLAAPALVQFQLGLFREVVQVPAANLSYRHAKRLAAEIIERKAPDCSVVGVGEKILLFRHQAASEQLLRRLTDDDKLQDGDLIEVIIAESAAVTEMRIRPHSLVVQSYRTPTFCHHCGEMLWGLVRQGLKCEGCGLDFHKRCAFQLPNDCRRARRQVSTSLSLFHPQRPHKHSLSNQAGGSLEEISMSKPSSRPPSWAEPPVWLGVGHSERSGVLVPHTFHIHSYTKPTVCQYCHRLLKGLFRQGLQCSDCRFNCHRRCEPLVPRDCPGEKRGANGEESTAEAHSHPPDPEDDDSDITSTTTLEVSDDDGDSMAEAKDEEPPREPMSPCFSSYIPLMRLVQTVHHTKRRAGGVLREGWLLHHTDTDTLRKRHYWILDWKSITLYQNESSTKYYKEIALSEVLQVRGPARLSVPPLPGSGAHSFEVVTASLVYCVVAGEDGPAWEGAVRQALMPVQSSGGHGEEETNDRDSRQDSVDISLVYQIFTDEVLGSGQFGVVYKGTHRKSGRPVAIKVIDKTRFPTKQERQLRNEVAILQSLSHLGVVLLEGMFETPEHVFVVMERLHGDMLEMILSSEMGRLPERNTRFLVTQILEALRYLHLKHIAHCDLKPENVLLASADPFPQVKLCDFGFARIIGEKSFRRSVVGTPAYLAPEVISSNGYNRSLDMWSVGVIMYVSLSGTFPFNEDEDIRQQITNAAFMYPRQPWTYISLEAVSLINNLLQVSVRRRFSVGKALGHPWLEDFQLWCDLREFEQRMGCRYLTHRGDEERWTRHAQERGLSFPSHLCWDLDNDPDM